From one Candidatus Wallbacteria bacterium genomic stretch:
- a CDS encoding cyclic nucleotide-binding domain-containing protein gives MRDSIFEDLSEHELEEILKFTEEVTLPPSSVIFKQDSAGDSLYIIKKGTASLVKKNELGEEFSMGTAEPGMFLGELAILDGGRQPFTATSTTEIVVLRITRDKLDLLYKVNKKILCKFYLSLIRYVNFRLRKANEGFAASRSSMQKL, from the coding sequence TTGCGGGACTCCATTTTTGAAGACCTCTCGGAACATGAGCTGGAAGAGATCCTCAAATTCACCGAAGAAGTGACTCTGCCGCCTTCATCCGTCATCTTCAAGCAGGATTCGGCTGGTGATTCTCTGTATATTATCAAAAAAGGTACTGCTTCCCTGGTGAAAAAAAATGAGCTGGGTGAAGAATTCAGCATGGGTACAGCAGAACCAGGAATGTTTCTTGGAGAACTGGCAATCCTGGACGGGGGCAGGCAGCCTTTCACCGCCACATCCACTACTGAAATCGTTGTCCTGCGCATCACAAGAGACAAACTGGACCTTCTCTATAAAGTGAACAAAAAAATTCTCTGCAAATTTTATCTGTCGCTTATCCGTTATGTCAACTTCCGCCTGAGAAAAGCCAATGAAGGTTTTGCCGCTTCCCGCTCCAGCATGCAAAAACTGTAA
- a CDS encoding M20/M25/M40 family metallo-hydrolase — protein MVNRERLVKNFMELVKIDSLSLKEKKVAEFAAAQLRKLGFEVKFDNAHKPYGGETGNLIAYKKGDRKKKGVAIVAHMDTVVPGEHISPRIEKGLIKSDGNTILGADDKAGIAAMIEAARILSEQKISHGPVYFIMTIGEEQGLYGAKQLNLKSIKAEYFFILDSEGAVGRVVVSAPSQNSVNAEFIGKAAHAGVNPEDGINSIAAASKAISRMKLGRIDKETTANIGKIEGGMATNIVPEKTTIFGEARSRNEDKLRKQTEQMVKSIKEAARITGAKVKIMVKKEFGAFKLGPNHEIVKVVTACLKQIGKTISLESTGGGSDTNVFNSRGVQAVNLAVGMENVHTKKEQIKISELTAAAEMVLSLITFNR, from the coding sequence ATGGTAAATCGTGAGCGACTGGTGAAGAATTTCATGGAACTCGTGAAAATCGACAGCTTGAGCCTGAAGGAAAAAAAAGTAGCTGAATTCGCCGCTGCCCAACTAAGAAAACTGGGTTTTGAGGTAAAATTCGATAATGCCCATAAACCCTATGGAGGGGAAACAGGGAATTTGATTGCCTACAAAAAGGGAGACCGAAAAAAAAAGGGAGTGGCGATAGTGGCGCACATGGACACGGTTGTTCCCGGGGAACACATTTCTCCCAGAATTGAAAAAGGTCTGATTAAAAGCGATGGAAATACAATTCTGGGAGCTGACGATAAAGCTGGAATTGCGGCCATGATCGAAGCTGCCCGGATCTTGTCAGAGCAAAAAATTTCGCATGGACCTGTTTATTTCATCATGACGATTGGTGAAGAACAGGGTCTGTATGGAGCAAAACAGCTCAATCTGAAATCGATCAAGGCTGAGTATTTTTTCATCCTAGACAGCGAGGGCGCGGTCGGTCGGGTTGTGGTGAGCGCACCTTCGCAGAATTCCGTGAACGCGGAATTCATCGGAAAAGCTGCTCATGCCGGCGTCAACCCTGAAGACGGGATCAACAGCATTGCAGCAGCATCCAAGGCGATCTCCCGTATGAAACTCGGGCGAATTGATAAAGAAACAACCGCCAATATTGGAAAAATTGAAGGCGGGATGGCCACTAACATCGTGCCGGAAAAAACCACTATTTTTGGAGAGGCCAGGAGCCGGAATGAGGATAAGCTCCGAAAACAGACTGAGCAGATGGTGAAAAGCATCAAGGAAGCAGCCAGAATCACAGGTGCTAAAGTTAAAATCATGGTTAAGAAAGAGTTTGGAGCGTTTAAACTGGGTCCAAATCATGAAATCGTGAAAGTAGTGACAGCCTGTCTAAAGCAGATCGGCAAAACAATCAGCCTGGAAAGCACTGGCGGAGGCTCAGATACTAATGTTTTCAATTCCAGAGGCGTCCAGGCCGTCAATCTGGCGGTGGGGATGGAAAACGTTCATACCAAAAAAGAACAGATCAAGATCAGCGAGCTGACTGCTGCCGCAGAAATGGTTCTCAGCCTGATTACATTCAATCGCTAA
- the lpxB gene encoding lipid-A-disaccharide synthase — translation MLDKKKNLMIVAGEISGDLYGAALIHTLKEFDQTLDFVCIGSQKMEQETGKLFFDSSSWGVIGMVESLKKLPGLYRVYKKIKQFLIRNKPDLLLLIDYPGFNMRLVHAARKRGVKTIYYIPPSKWAKTPDQIRDAAESIDLIITTFETTYDLYRQAGADVSYVGHPLLDIVKSTKPKDQLKREFGITPENFTIGLLPGSREKEVKYLLPVLLKAARLIKSSIPNAKFIIPITSATFKTSEDMNQEKIEGYIRQNFPEAQLTVDATYNVFSTLDFAVIASGTATLEAACMNIPMIIIYKISLLTELIARLSGKLPIIFGLPNLILGRQVIPEFAQRDANPEKIASEVVNFYRNQERIEQQKNYLKDVLKKMGEAGATERAARLIIDFLRRNDGKS, via the coding sequence ATGCTTGACAAGAAAAAAAATCTGATGATCGTGGCTGGCGAGATTTCAGGTGACCTGTATGGTGCCGCTCTGATCCATACCTTGAAAGAGTTTGACCAGACCCTTGATTTTGTTTGCATCGGCAGCCAGAAAATGGAGCAGGAAACCGGAAAACTGTTCTTTGACAGCTCCAGCTGGGGAGTGATCGGCATGGTGGAGTCGCTGAAGAAACTGCCAGGACTTTACAGGGTTTATAAGAAAATCAAACAGTTTCTGATCAGGAATAAACCGGATCTTCTGCTTCTGATCGATTATCCTGGATTCAACATGCGCCTTGTGCATGCTGCGCGGAAACGAGGAGTCAAGACAATTTATTATATTCCGCCTTCCAAGTGGGCCAAAACTCCCGATCAAATCCGGGATGCGGCAGAATCCATCGACTTGATCATTACTACTTTTGAAACGACCTACGATTTATACCGGCAGGCTGGAGCTGACGTTTCGTATGTCGGCCATCCGCTGCTGGACATCGTCAAATCTACTAAGCCTAAGGATCAGCTGAAACGTGAATTCGGGATCACTCCAGAGAATTTCACCATCGGGCTGCTGCCTGGATCCAGGGAAAAAGAGGTCAAATATCTTTTACCCGTACTTCTGAAGGCGGCCAGGCTGATTAAAAGTTCAATCCCGAACGCAAAGTTCATTATTCCCATCACTTCAGCCACTTTTAAAACTTCAGAAGATATGAACCAGGAAAAGATTGAGGGTTATATCAGGCAGAACTTTCCCGAAGCACAGCTTACAGTTGATGCGACATATAATGTGTTTTCCACTCTGGATTTCGCCGTAATTGCTTCCGGCACAGCGACTCTTGAGGCCGCCTGCATGAATATTCCGATGATCATTATCTATAAAATCTCGCTTCTGACTGAGCTGATTGCGCGCCTGTCAGGAAAACTGCCAATAATTTTCGGACTCCCGAATCTAATTCTGGGCAGGCAGGTGATCCCGGAATTCGCGCAGAGAGACGCCAATCCCGAGAAAATCGCTTCTGAGGTGGTAAATTTTTACCGTAATCAGGAAAGGATCGAGCAGCAGAAGAATTATTTGAAGGATGTGCTGAAAAAAATGGGAGAAGCAGGTGCAACTGAGCGTGCTGCCCGTCTGATCATCGATTTTTTGAGGAGGAACGATGGTAAATCGTGA
- a CDS encoding ABC transporter ATP-binding protein — MSVYVRRLIRYGRPYLGKAVASSLMAMVVAAGNAAPAYFLKLLVDDVLASEKGRKFLLPFALFIFTSMLVKGVFYFGQIYYASYVSNGMIKDLRQDIFQQLINYSLGFYYKHPLGQVMSRFTSDALLLQGIIQSLVSVVSDSVTIVFLIGYIFYVNFRLALVSLIVLPPIVYVITKFSKKIRRLSYQQQDKIGDITAHLQESFSAVKEIKAFLMEKERVEGFSRINDDSFVINLKNNRLVAMVLPVVELFNTLAISSVMMYGGWLVLNGVMTKGDLFSFLAALGILFTPMKRLTTVNNYLQQADGAARRIYEYLDAIAEREVIDGEINQFSIQGRLEFKDVFFSYETGKEVLRGISFTARPGEVIALVGRSGAGKTTIINLIPRFFKIDRGSIMIDGTDISCFSLPCLRSIIGMVPQETFIFKGTILENILMGTQSGMEKVTEVAKAANAHDFIMQLPNGYYTEISERGTNLSGGQRQRIAIARLILKSPGILLLDEATSSLDCESEKLIQEALERLTKGRTTFVIAHRLSTVINADRILVIDEGKIAEEGSHATLMQQKGIYYNLYQTQHAFASPETVIGNA; from the coding sequence ATGAGCGTCTATGTCAGGCGTTTGATCCGTTACGGCAGACCATATCTTGGCAAAGCGGTGGCTTCCTCCCTGATGGCGATGGTGGTAGCCGCCGGTAACGCCGCCCCGGCATATTTCCTCAAACTGCTGGTGGACGACGTGCTGGCTTCAGAAAAAGGACGCAAGTTTCTGCTGCCTTTCGCGCTTTTCATATTCACCAGCATGCTGGTGAAGGGTGTTTTCTATTTCGGGCAGATTTATTATGCTTCATATGTCAGTAACGGCATGATCAAGGATCTGCGGCAGGACATTTTTCAGCAGTTGATCAACTATTCACTTGGATTCTACTACAAACATCCTCTGGGGCAGGTAATGTCGAGATTTACGAGCGATGCACTGCTTCTGCAGGGAATCATCCAGTCGCTTGTTTCCGTTGTCAGCGACAGTGTTACGATTGTCTTTCTGATCGGCTACATTTTTTATGTAAATTTCAGGCTGGCCCTGGTTTCATTGATTGTACTGCCACCGATCGTCTATGTGATCACAAAGTTTTCAAAAAAGATCCGTCGTCTCTCCTATCAGCAGCAGGATAAGATCGGAGACATCACTGCTCATCTTCAGGAATCCTTCTCTGCAGTCAAAGAGATCAAGGCATTTCTGATGGAAAAAGAGAGAGTCGAAGGCTTTTCAAGGATCAACGATGACTCGTTTGTGATCAATCTGAAGAACAACAGGCTGGTGGCGATGGTGCTGCCCGTTGTGGAGCTCTTCAACACTCTGGCGATCAGTTCTGTGATGATGTATGGGGGATGGCTGGTACTGAATGGCGTGATGACCAAGGGGGATCTTTTTTCATTTCTGGCGGCACTCGGCATTCTATTCACGCCCATGAAACGGCTGACAACTGTCAATAACTACCTGCAGCAGGCGGATGGAGCAGCCAGGAGGATCTATGAGTATCTGGACGCCATCGCAGAGCGTGAAGTGATTGACGGGGAGATCAACCAATTCAGTATTCAGGGAAGGCTGGAGTTCAAGGATGTATTTTTTTCATATGAAACCGGGAAAGAAGTCCTTAGAGGAATCAGTTTTACGGCCAGACCAGGCGAAGTGATCGCCCTGGTGGGACGATCAGGTGCGGGCAAGACCACCATCATCAACCTGATTCCGAGATTTTTCAAGATCGACCGGGGAAGTATCATGATCGACGGAACCGACATCAGCTGTTTTTCTCTCCCCTGCCTGCGTTCGATCATCGGGATGGTTCCCCAGGAAACCTTCATTTTCAAGGGTACAATTTTAGAGAATATTCTGATGGGAACCCAGTCCGGAATGGAGAAAGTGACCGAAGTCGCGAAGGCAGCCAATGCACATGATTTCATCATGCAACTTCCCAATGGATATTATACAGAAATCAGCGAGAGAGGGACTAACCTCTCCGGCGGACAACGGCAGAGGATTGCGATTGCGAGGCTGATCTTGAAATCCCCTGGAATCCTGCTGCTGGACGAAGCCACCTCTTCTCTGGATTGCGAATCTGAGAAGCTGATTCAGGAAGCCCTGGAAAGACTTACCAAAGGCCGGACCACTTTTGTGATCGCCCACCGGCTTTCCACTGTGATTAATGCTGACAGGATCTTAGTGATTGATGAAGGGAAAATTGCCGAGGAGGGCTCTCATGCAACTCTGATGCAGCAGAAGGGAATTTACTACAATCTGTATCAGACGCAGCATGCATTTGCATCCCCGGAAACGGTGATAGGAAATGCTTGA
- the lpxI gene encoding UDP-2,3-diacylglucosamine diphosphatase LpxI (LpxI, functionally equivalent to LpxH, replaces it in LPS biosynthesis in a minority of bacteria.) produces MIGLVAGAGRFPLILAQAARNHGYQVLAVAIKEEADKSISKVSDKLIWLSVGELDRIVNTFLEEKISEVFMAGKIKKTIMYTDIKLDERLQKLLNNLKNRNDDVILGAFVSELTRQGINVRNSAELIPDMMAGEGVLTREKPDEGVLEDIRYGFKMAKLVAGLDIGQTVVVKKKAVLAVEAIEGTDSAILRGGELARGGIIVAKVARPNQDMRFDIPVIGIKTIETLIEARAEAMVVEAGKTLILDKKEFLELAEEHRIIIMGLKSAEDPV; encoded by the coding sequence ATGATTGGATTGGTAGCCGGCGCCGGCAGGTTTCCGCTGATTCTGGCTCAAGCAGCCAGAAACCACGGCTACCAGGTGCTGGCGGTGGCGATAAAGGAAGAGGCAGACAAGTCCATATCCAAGGTTTCGGACAAGCTGATCTGGCTTAGCGTCGGAGAGCTGGACAGGATAGTCAACACCTTTCTGGAAGAGAAAATATCCGAAGTCTTCATGGCCGGAAAGATCAAGAAGACGATAATGTACACAGATATCAAGCTGGACGAACGGCTTCAAAAACTTCTGAATAATCTGAAAAACCGCAATGATGATGTGATACTCGGTGCATTTGTTTCCGAACTGACCAGGCAGGGGATCAATGTCAGAAATTCCGCGGAACTGATCCCGGATATGATGGCTGGCGAAGGAGTACTCACCAGAGAAAAACCCGATGAAGGGGTCTTGGAAGATATCCGTTACGGATTCAAGATGGCCAAGCTTGTCGCGGGTCTGGATATCGGACAGACGGTGGTGGTCAAGAAAAAGGCCGTGCTGGCCGTGGAGGCGATCGAAGGTACGGACAGCGCGATTCTGCGCGGAGGGGAACTGGCCCGCGGGGGAATAATTGTAGCCAAAGTGGCGAGACCCAATCAAGACATGCGCTTTGATATTCCGGTGATCGGCATCAAGACCATTGAGACATTGATTGAGGCCAGAGCTGAAGCCATGGTGGTCGAAGCCGGGAAGACCTTGATCCTGGACAAAAAAGAGTTTTTAGAGCTTGCTGAAGAGCATCGAATTATAATCATGGGACTTAAAAGTGCGGAAGATCCTGTTTAG
- a CDS encoding SH3 domain-containing protein: protein MHSKILLFALFLTTILQARLEFRYSYTDQNLPFLGMVNASNVNIRETPTLKGNILKKASINEDYFVTKMTQGFYQVKLPPLRGFVATQYISEEPQEEDLFVKLGTITGNNVNMRKEASLQAGVINKLNKGQELIIYEQDKDFSEVELLEDRSAYIFKEYISPRKEERYLVTGDNVNLRSGPGLNYPVVGKLQRGESVLLLKQSNNFARVLIENGKSGWVSTDYIKKTESEADSSGSDDLRSQILKNYSEDNYLEVINLGEKKISSSPILDLEICSAVINSCFNLHDYAKAVYYLKLVKAQSPDFFLENLSSIEDRIADLLGKYTIVDLPRAKNFASGDIQTDGTEDYLVLQGDESGNSLSVYRFEGRFSPTLKPIALDQNFDLSYFKIQDINNDGKPELLLSSEGTLSAYDLDPDRAKLDLLKKLPDVVDLCFEGKHSHNIFGIVKKNGLSLFRLKPSQDFSPKDFRQLPAKFDSPLIFPASLNLDLPQFLVVNRTAGIFLLTWGNSLQTVPLNLPEPLEKRLICFSTTLDFDQDDSTDLLLIFGGTGAEPPTLKIFSIRDSLVERFSMDISATAARGMDLDFNGKTDLVILTPDDQAYILYDIKQRK, encoded by the coding sequence ATGCACAGCAAAATTCTGCTTTTTGCACTCTTCTTAACGACTATCCTTCAGGCGAGACTGGAATTCCGTTACAGTTATACTGATCAGAACCTTCCCTTTTTAGGAATGGTCAACGCCTCCAATGTCAACATCCGGGAAACTCCTACACTCAAAGGCAATATCCTGAAGAAAGCTTCCATCAATGAAGACTATTTTGTCACCAAGATGACCCAGGGCTTTTATCAGGTCAAGCTGCCCCCGCTGCGTGGATTTGTCGCCACCCAGTATATCTCGGAAGAACCTCAGGAAGAGGATCTTTTCGTCAAACTGGGCACCATCACCGGTAATAATGTGAACATGCGCAAAGAAGCATCACTCCAGGCAGGGGTAATCAACAAGCTCAACAAAGGTCAGGAACTGATAATTTACGAACAGGACAAAGATTTCTCCGAGGTTGAACTTCTCGAAGACAGAAGTGCATATATTTTTAAGGAATACATTTCTCCCCGCAAGGAAGAACGGTATCTGGTCACAGGAGACAATGTCAACCTCAGAAGCGGGCCAGGGCTCAACTATCCTGTAGTCGGCAAGCTCCAAAGAGGAGAAAGCGTTCTGCTGCTGAAACAGTCCAACAACTTCGCCCGTGTATTGATAGAAAACGGTAAAAGCGGTTGGGTCTCCACTGATTACATTAAAAAAACCGAAAGCGAGGCCGACTCCTCAGGGAGCGACGACCTAAGAAGTCAAATCCTGAAAAACTACAGCGAGGATAACTACCTTGAGGTGATCAACCTCGGCGAAAAAAAAATCAGTTCATCTCCGATTCTTGACTTAGAAATCTGTTCGGCAGTCATCAACTCCTGTTTCAACCTGCACGATTATGCAAAAGCGGTCTATTACCTGAAACTGGTCAAGGCGCAATCACCTGATTTTTTTCTGGAAAACCTCTCCTCCATCGAGGACAGGATCGCAGATCTGCTCGGAAAGTATACGATCGTAGATCTCCCACGCGCCAAGAATTTTGCCTCAGGCGACATTCAAACGGATGGAACTGAAGATTATCTGGTACTGCAGGGCGACGAGTCGGGAAATTCGCTTTCCGTCTATCGCTTTGAAGGGCGCTTCAGTCCCACCCTGAAACCCATTGCCCTTGACCAGAACTTCGATCTTTCATATTTCAAGATTCAGGACATCAACAACGACGGCAAGCCTGAACTGCTTCTTTCATCTGAAGGCACATTATCGGCGTATGATCTTGACCCGGACAGGGCCAAACTCGATCTGCTGAAAAAGCTTCCGGATGTAGTGGATCTCTGCTTTGAAGGAAAACACTCTCACAATATTTTCGGCATCGTAAAAAAAAACGGTTTGTCGCTGTTCCGCCTGAAACCATCGCAGGATTTTTCACCAAAGGACTTTCGGCAGCTTCCTGCCAAGTTTGATTCTCCGCTCATTTTTCCCGCCAGCCTCAACCTTGATCTTCCCCAGTTTCTGGTCGTCAACAGGACAGCCGGAATTTTTCTTCTCACCTGGGGCAACTCTCTCCAAACAGTCCCTCTCAACCTTCCAGAGCCTCTTGAAAAGCGCCTCATCTGTTTTTCCACAACCCTGGACTTCGACCAGGACGACTCGACAGACCTCCTGCTGATTTTCGGGGGTACTGGAGCCGAACCTCCGACCTTGAAGATTTTTTCGATCCGCGACAGTCTGGTCGAACGTTTTTCTATGGACATCTCCGCTACAGCAGCCAGGGGAATGGATCTCGATTTCAATGGCAAGACCGATCTCGTGATTCTAACCCCGGACGACCAGGCTTACATTCTTTACGATATCAAACAGAGAAAGTAA
- a CDS encoding 23S rRNA (pseudouridine(1915)-N(3))-methyltransferase RlmH: MKIQILAVGSVKSGEIRSLIFEYLKRLKPYQDVQITELKEGIPRKGSSAKKEDEEKILSHLKGRPALIALSEEGKAVGSLDLALLIKRHSEAGTDICFIIGGTEGLSDTIKKSALFCLSLSDLTFTREMARLILVEQLYRAVKINRGEPYHR; this comes from the coding sequence ATGAAAATTCAGATCCTGGCAGTTGGAAGCGTAAAATCCGGAGAGATCAGATCTCTGATTTTCGAATATCTTAAACGGCTCAAACCATATCAGGATGTCCAGATCACTGAATTGAAAGAGGGAATTCCAAGAAAGGGAAGTTCGGCTAAAAAAGAGGATGAAGAAAAAATCCTCAGCCATCTGAAAGGCAGACCTGCGCTGATCGCTCTTTCAGAAGAAGGAAAGGCGGTCGGGAGCCTCGATCTGGCGTTACTTATCAAGAGGCATTCGGAAGCAGGGACAGACATCTGTTTTATTATTGGAGGTACAGAGGGCCTTTCTGATACAATCAAAAAGAGTGCCCTTTTCTGCCTGAGCCTTTCAGATCTGACCTTTACCAGGGAAATGGCCAGGCTGATACTGGTAGAGCAACTGTACAGGGCCGTAAAAATAAACCGCGGGGAGCCATACCATCGCTAA